The Trypanosoma brucei gambiense DAL972 chromosome 10, complete sequence genome has a segment encoding these proteins:
- a CDS encoding calcium channel protein, putative yields MAEPPPPQPLRKGFFRADPHGLRPPESPRDAEEPENHDIVEDPPLPASRNLPPPRLRPMGGGPPLAGEEAAATSHSNNRPSPGEVPPLPRPGTTTAVTSAQYNSLTPRQELFSSPQTAVEENIPAGYDNQMNVTSNDFSHSQDTGIKRIGDGATGSSAKTRSTIAHAPSGRFSEVVQERPPIESVEQLCQLQTLAHPVERFFVEYQPMATRGCRSTQVPVEEDEALFNHLAEYTDDDSFFSSGSAVLEEDTRRLQNDPLRGRAIRSVFETLSLRSLTKGRIPYELEDQERSSAPWLKQVHQRAIALHHSSFFIFPAGMKARVIAYNILHHWLTEMLLMLIILVYSMMTAAWSRDTWPTLEKPSFMFFADVFFLCIYAIEFVARLFTSGAVSHSRAYFRSPWHCLDAAVLLLMILNCTNLQSMWNFSAFRLIRVLKSSTYVPIPINMKLLAKSLLRSTSNVVKVSTILFYVLLFFSLVGLQLFSGVLQYRCVSPTTKNVTNQLCRFNHSEKNESYYHGATCPSPHLCVADTYGNPHHGYRSFDSVGHSFLSAFQIMTFQGWTSLLQETSDTTSVAAILYFFLAILICAWIIPSLYLGVFIEKIEKTRRLFVQKQLQLFDGMLLEQRQRLNEAIKLRDFVERDESGKLRRHPIELIRSASRRIQRSKLSNSQTSIATESESGEPAVVVKKPIGDTTKGRSRWTDEQRVQLHLSLTRQRDIASGGERRRRVVIKNDGEISGGTAGLHSQRKGSESIGERAMMVTGDFALGGRVGVVQHHPLTHTIGAAHGTDLPLAVRLDNEEEQLRFLKDYQNPIDNDIMRRTNTFEDTNGNLHPSFVLTSTQRRGGSFDEASNTIRTTTEAAGVIPSRHSATLNGHNTSRMDSNGSLDEPTSKTQTVSKRGSPMPRLSSGQVPEVIIHDPEGGDFRFAETRSQKWGIVRNILHMFTEGYPRIITQYIREHRRMQRRFGLTPLNYVNKYEDDVLRKLRQRRVLQVKEPGAPSQTSRASGDEELVEVNGNKVILTDSDDIGDLSPIQMATNIVRNVPVTPFGAVMLVIVIVNGIFNATRYFQQPEYWETALFVLGIIFTSFFVLEIVVRVIGLGLVSFLLDFNNLLDVTVTILGFVELAYARSNVVTVLNWVRLLRLFRTLPFAPMRRVSRVLLLGFADMLYALFFFSIYMFMWILIGMSFFGGPNGMVDHTFQDYYTRGNFDTFSGASFAVSQAFSYTREEWVYLTWNGMQSRGEYTVLYFMAVVGVAFIARYFFVAVFAWAWQSEEEEEENYAAIAKGGSGGRREVTRLHWFDFTVWRSFKHIHGGFERRDVAPDEVFHLNEDMRKQLRIAEAKERFTKEALAQTDLAMSQRRMGSPMASPSATMGYNTDGCAPAAQVGTAPRYVNVGGQLQRHINPSVDFVDAQVPPLNAPISQFQAENAQLRFARRYSTVPASVYTPVIQDDGIDRPSPSARSSPSDAGERSGELGGESQQNGQEEGDGQYSPRGVSPNGTGGRATSTGLQRKSSVLGRFPRLGYDRAAGKKDGGSRSVSASAMQQTGDGNELRGDYVNEGEANGGSMVYEHILYPGPRLRYKHVMRNQYVRVFERCLDCNTYQQMPLRAPPNVQQRTPEELHAEHCHMAAVRSSRQLVLNAIMGYVRLQKDINQPPTRDAVETVLGQAWSCGMLLFETIEYLSCSDIEQREYRTWDRTLEALQLQQWLIGLHVGEEQVGRATLAYTLAHRKREKLAVEHKSFELSWRQRSFFFISPSNPVRRLSTRIIQSRWFDIFILTVIFIASFCLCFHIPGKANDPETGFVVLRAFDGIFTCIFLVEMIMKWISMGVILFRPEAYFWHWWNVFDFVIVIVSLIGLADQHSALRSIKVLRCFRILIPMRVSNFNRSLSKISSALLDCLPTVANILLLFFINYFVWAVLAVRLLNGLTHSCSDPSFVDITACEDAKHEWLPKVRNFDSFFQSLLTMIEVSVGSKWLDVIYTGVNGRTSEHAPMDDHYLARGFFFIVYYYVSHLILFSLFTASMIYSYLLTKNAAEGVLGITFEHQLWIRMQRMTLQLKPRVKLVPLCNQVSQFLHNVVIRPIFEVVGASVLLLNILTMALHWYGETKSKASVLAAFQYVWMFYFTVEAAMKIGAHGMRAFSRWAFSFDFFVLLLSFIGLIVDAASSEGMPFNVNVLRMLRLGRFFSAAKVFKPMRKQFSLLHEVLIRSAVSLANVTLILFLGVFVFTVLGLHLVGGVPVGEGGYFDDRYTNFNNFGNSLMMTFRLTTLENWSPSLREGMNVTRKCTEDDCSVNYGSAFYCLLLLVFLGLIVLSFYMAVIVDHYVTAARMNTSITRIEDLRRFRDLWSEFDPNGALVLHTHELPKLLESLRPPLGLTSRHNRVELLRLLREYDIPNHRGKVHYHEVLLPLARRVLAMAFSRDTMDYRTTFDTLWRHSEKSLRALPTVLGKRSHATAAQHFAASYVQAVCRRKKACREVQRVRSELWHEGRAVCDELGLPYADYGFGNLLLEGPDPMRDLVPRSASAASSGGKGTQKGASEAENAASSPLWRAGQAESPSSPRSEGETIDGRAPAARLPGAYQPAIEEREKRFGPDVPNALRRHETRSEKLRRKDEERMLQSTPDDAVSSPVSNVRSNSQRVNVGEYQPPLGTDPTSWLGSNVNRGSTVGGPTTESRTSSVMPAPQGPTAPE; encoded by the coding sequence ATTGGCAGGGGAGGAAGCAGCGGCAACTTCACATTCAAACAACCGGCCATCACCCGGGGAGGTCCCACCGCTGCCGCGACCGGGGACTACGACTGCAGTCACATCGGCGCAATATAATAGTCTGACTCCTCGGCAAGAACTTTTCAGTAGCCCACAAACAGCTGTCGAGGAAAATATTCCAGCTGGGTACGATAATCAAATGAACGTGACATCCAATGACTTTTCTCATTCACAAGATACAGGGATAAAAAGAATCGGAGATGGTGCAACAGGCTCATCGGCGAAAACACGTTCCACGATTGCACATGCGCCAAGCGGTCGATTTTCTGAGGTAGTGCAGGAGCGACCCCCTATCGAATCTGTGGAGCAGCTATGTCAGCTCCAGACTCTAGCTCATCCAGTGGAGCGCTTTTTTGTTGAGTATCAACCCATGGCAACGCGTGGTTGCCGCAGTACCCAAGTACCCGTTGAGGAGGACGAAGCGCTGTTCAATCATCTCGCGGAGTACACGGATGAtgattctttcttttcatctggTAGTGCTGTTCTTGAAGAAGACACACGTCGGCTCCAGAACGATCCGTTACGGGGCCGCGCTATTCGTTCTGTGTTCGAGACGCTCTCACTGCGCTCCCTCACAAAGGGTCGAATACCTTACGAATTGGAGGATCAGGAGCGCAGCAGTGCTCCCTGGTTGAAGCAAGTTCATCAACGGGCGATTGCACTTCATCATTCGTCATTCTTTATATTTCCTGCAGGTATGAAAGCTCGTGTGATTGCGTACAACATTCTACACCACTGGTTGACTGAAATGTTGCTTATGTTAATCATCTTGGTATATTCCATGATGACAGCGGCCTGGTCCCGCGACACATGGCCCACATTGGAGAAACCGTCCTTCATGTTCTTCGCTGATGTTTTCTTCCTGTGTATCTACGCAATCGAATTTGTCGCACGGCTTTTTACTTCGGGCGCTGTTTCGCACTCCCGGGCATACTTTCGGTCGCCATGGCACTGTCTCGACGCCGCAGTGCTTTTGCTGATGATATTGAACTGCACAAACCTCCAATCGATGTGGAATTTTTCGGCATTCCGTCTCATTCGTGTTTTGAAGTCGAGCACATACGTGCCTATTCCAATTAACATGAAGCTGCTGGCGAAGTCGCTTCTGCGTTCAACGTCCAATGTGGTGAAGGTGTCCACTATCCTTTTTTATGTGCTGTTGTTCTTCTCGCTCGTGGGCCTTCAGCTCTTCTCGGGAGTGCTCCAATACCGCTGTGTTAGTCCAACCACGAAAAATGTAACAAATCAGTTGTGCCGCTTTAACCacagtgaaaaaaatgaaagttaTTACCACGGAGCTACGTGCCCCTCACCCCACTTATGCGTTGCCGACACATACGGAAATCCCCACCACGGCTACCGCAGCTTTGACAGCGTGGGACACTCATTTTTATCGGCTTTCCAGATAATGACGTTTCAGGGCTGGACAAGCCTGCTGCAAGAGACATCAGATACTACATCAGTAGCAGCTAttctgtacttttttttggcgATCCTGATCTGTGCGTGGATTATCCCTAGCTTATATTTGGGAGTCTTTATTGAAAAAATCGAGAAAACGAGACGATTGTTTGTACAGAAACAACTGCAGCTATTTGACGGTATGCTACTGGAGCAGCGGCAACGATTGAATGAGGCAATTAAGCTTCGTGATTTTGTCGAACGCGATGAAAGTGGAAAATTACGCCGACATCCAATCGAACTCATCCGGTCTGCTTCACGGAGGATTCAGAGGTCGAAACTCTCGAACAGCCAAACAAGCATCGCAACTGAGTCAGAGTCGGGAGAACCCGCGGTCGTGGTGAAAAAACCCATTGGGGACACAACAAAAGGTCGATCTCGCTGGACAGACGAGCAGCGTGTTCAACTCCACCTTTCGCTCACACGACAACGTGATATTGCCAGTGGGGGTGAACGCAGACGACGTGTGGTGATCAAAAATGATGGTGAGATAAGCGGGGGAACTGCTGGCCTCCATTCGCAACGGAAGGGATCGGAGTCAATAGGGGAGCGGGCGATGATGGTGACGGGTGATTTTGCGCTTGGAGGCCGCGTTGGCGTGGTCCAGCACCATCCGCTCACTCACACTATTGGTGCAGCTCACGGCACGGACCTTCCCCTGGCAGTTCGTCTAGATAACGAGGAAGAACAGTTGAGGTTCCTCAAAGATTATCAAAACCCGATAGACAATGACATAATGAGGCGGACTAACACTTTCGAGGACACAAACGGAAACTTACATCCCTCCTTCGTGCTCACCTCAACGCAGCGAAGGGGTGGAAGCTTCGATGAGGCATCCAACACAATTCGAACAACCACGGAAGCTGCTGGTGTCATTCCAAGCCGTCACTCAGCCACACTGAATGGTCATAATACTAGTAGGATGGACTCCAACGGGAGTTTAGATGAACCGACATCAAAGACCCAAACCGTATCGAAACGCGGGTCCCCAATGCCGCGTTTGTCCTCCGGTCAGGTACCCGAAGTTATTATCCACGACCCCGAAGGCGGTGACTTCCGATTCGCTGAAACGCGTTCACAGAAGTGGGGAATTGTACGTAATATCTTGCACATGTTCACCGAAGGGTATCCTCGCATTATTACGCAGTATATCCGTGAACATCGTCGGATGCAGCGACGGTTTGGTCTCACACCCCTCAATTACGTGAATAAGTACGAAGATGACGTGCTTCGGAAACTGCGGCAGCGGCGTGTGCTTCAAGTAAAGGAACCAGGTGCACCGTCACAAACTTCGCGCGCAAGCGGTGACGAGGAACTTGTCGAAGTGAATGGAAATAAGGTTATCCTAACCGACAGCGACGATATTGGAGACCTGTCACCGATTCAAATGGCTACCAATATTGTTAGAAATGTACCTGTAACGCCTTTCGGTGCCGTGATGCTGGTTATTGTCATCGTCAACGGCATTTTCAACGCAACGCGGTATTTTCAGCAACCAGAATATTGGGAAACTGCCCTTTTCGTCCTTGGTATTATTTTTACGTCATTTTTCGTGCTGGAGATTGTTGTCCGTGTCATAGGACTCGGGCTCGTTTCATTTTTACTGGATTTCAACAATCTGTTGGATGTTACTGTTACAATTCTCGGGTTCGTGGAGCTCGCCTACGCACGGTCAAACGTCGTTACAGTGCTAAACTGGGTGAGGCTTCTGCGCCTATTTCGCACTTTGCCATTTGCACCTATGCGGCGGGTGTCACGAGTGCTGTTACTGGGTTTCGCAGACATGTTGTATGCGTTGTTCTTCTTCAGTATCTACATGTTTATGTGGATTCTCATCGGCATGAGTTTCTTCGGCGGTCCCAATGGCATGGTGGATCATACGTTCCAGGATTACTACACGCGTGGAAATTTTGACACATTTTCTGGTGCTTCATTTGCTGTGTCGCAGGCATTCTCATATACTCGTGAGGAATGGGTGTACCTGACGTGGAACGGCATGCAATCTCGTGGTGAGTACACCGTTCTTTATTTCATGGCCGTCGTCGGTGTGGCTTTTATTGCCCGCTACTTCTTCGTCGCCGTATTCGCGTGGGCATGGCAGagcgaggaagaggaggaagaaaactaCGCAGCAATCGCTAAAGGTGGTTCAGGTGGCCGACGGGAAGTTACCCGACTGCATTGGTTTGACTTTACTGTGTGGCGCTCGTTCAAGCACATACATGGAGGGTTCGAGAGGCGAGATGTTGCACCGGATGAAGTGTTTCATTTGAACGAAGATATGCGCAAACAACTTCGCATTGCGGAAGCAAAGGAACGGTTCACCAAGGAGGCCCTCGCGCAGACCGACTTGGCCATGAGTCAACGCCGGATGGGGTCTCCGATGGCCAGCCCTTCTGCAACCATGGGATATAATACAGACGGCTGCGCACCGGCGGCGCAGGTTGGCACAGCTCCTAGATATGTTAACGTTGGTGGGCAACTGCAGCGTCACATAAACCCATCAGTTGACTTTGTTGATGCGCAGGTTCCACCCCTTAACGCGCCCATATCCCAGTTTCAAGCTGAGAATGCGCAACTCCGGTTCGCCCGTCGCTATAGCACCGTCCCCGCCTCGGTGTACACTCCTGTAATACAAGATGATGGTATTGATAGACCATCCCCTTCAGCCCGTTCAAGCCCGTCGGATGCGGGGGAGCGGAGCGGGGAGCTTGGTGGGGAAAGTCAGCAAAATGGCCAAGAGGAGGGAGACGGTCAATATTCTCCGAGGGGGGTGTCCCCTAATGGAACGGGAGGGAGAGCGACTTCGACGGGCCTGCAACGAAAATCAAGTGTCCTTGGGCGTTTTCCCAGGTTGGGGTACGATCGAGCTGCAGGTAAGAAAGACGGAGGGTCAAGAAGTGTAAGCGCCTCCGCCATGCAACAGACGGGTGACGGTAACGAGTTGAGGGGAGACTACGTTAACGAGGGAGAGGCCAACGGTGGCAGCATGGTGTACGAACACATTCTGTACCCTGGGCCGCGGTTACGCTACAAACACGTAATGCGAAACCAATACGTGCGGGTGTTTGAGCGTTGTTTAGATTGTAATACCTATCAACAGATGCCCTTGCGGGCCCCGCCGAATGTCCAACAACGAACACCGGAAGAATTACATGCTGAACACTGTCACATGGCTGCTGTGCGGAGTTCGCGTCAACTGGTATTGAATGCCATAATGGGTTATGTTCGCTTGCAGAAAGATATTAATCAACCACCGACGCGTGATGCAGTTGAAACGGTACTTGGACAAGCTTGGAGTTGTGGAATGTTGCTGTTCGAAACAATCGAGTATCTCTCCTGTAGTGATATAGAGCAGCGGGAGTATCGAACGTGGGATCGCACACTGGAGGCGTTGCAATTGCAACAATGGTTGATAGGTCTGCATGTGGGCGAAGAACAAGTTGGTCGTGCAACCCTAGCCTACACATTGGCCCAccgaaagagggagaaactCGCCGTGGAACACAAGTCGTTTGAGCTTTCGTGGCGTCagcgttctttctttttcatatcTCCTTCGAACCCAGTGCGTCGTTTGTCAACGAGAATTATACAGTCACGATGGTTCGACATTTTTATTCTCACTGTTATATTCATTGCGTCATTTTGCCTATGTTTCCACATTCCCGGAAAGGCTAACGACCCAGAAACGGGTTTCGTGGTGCTACGTGCCTTTGACGGAATCTTCACCTGTATATTTTTGGTGGAGATGATAATGAAGTGGATCAGCATGGGTGTAATTCTCTTCAGACCGGAGGCATACTTCTGGCACTGGTGGAACGTTTTTGATTTCGTTATTGTCATTGTGTCGCTGATCGGATTGGCAGACCAACACAGCGCCCTCCGCTCCATCAAGGTTTTGCGTTGTTTTCGGATACTTATCCCTATGCGGGTGTCCAACTTCAATAGAAGTCTTTCCAAGATCTCGTCAGCCTTACTTGATTGTCTGCCGACAGTAGCGAACATTCTTCTGCTGTTTTTTATCAATTACTTTGTGTGGGCTGTGCTGGCAGTACGGCTTCTAAATGGCCTCACCCACTCTTGCAGTGATCCGTCCTTCGTCGACATTACGGCCTGCGAAGACGCCAAACATGAATGGTTGCCCAAAGTGCGTAATTTTGACTCTTTCTTCCAAAGTTTGCTGACAATGATAGAGGTCAGCGTGGGGTCGAAGTGGCTGGATGTTATTTACACGGGTGTAAATGGTCGAACGTCTGAACATGCGCCTATGGATGACCATTACCTTGCAAGGGGATTCTTCTTCATCGTATACTATTATGTCTCCCACCTCATTTTGTTCTCACTGTTTACTGCGTCTATGATTTACAGCTATCTGTTAACCAAAAATGCAGCTGAGGGAGTATTGGGGATCACGTTTGAGCACCAGCTTTGGATTCGCATGCAACGTATGACACTGCAACTCAAGCCACGTGTAAAGCTTGTTCCTTTGTGCAACCAAGTGTCACAGTTTTTGCACAATGTTGTCATCCGCCCCATATTTGAGGTAGTGGGTGCGAGTGTACTTCTTCTCAACATTCTTACCATGGCATTGCACTGGTATGGCGAGACTAAATCGAAGGCAAGCGTGTTAGCTGCCTTTCAATATGTGTGGATGTTTTACTTTACCGTCGAGGCGGCCATGAAGATTGGAGCCCACGGAATGCGGGCGTTCTCCCGGTGGGCGTTTTCTTTTGACTTCTTCGTGTTACTATTGTCCTTTATTGGGTTAATAGTGGATGCGGCAAGTAGCGAGGGTATGCCGTTTAACGTGAACGTACTTCGTATGCTGCGGCTAGGTCGCTTCTTCTCCGCTGCAAAGGTTTTTAAACCGATGAGGAAGCAGTTTTCATTACTGCATGAGGTGCTGATTCGTTCGGCAGTTTCCCTTGCCAACGTGACGCTTATATTGTTTCTAGGGGTGTTCGTCTTCACGGTACTTGGTCTTCACCTCGTTGGAGGTGTTCCTGTGGGGGAAGGTGGTTACTTTGACGACCGGTACACAAATTTCAACAATTTTGGTAATTCGCTGATGATGACGTTTCGCCTCACCACTTTGGAGAACTGGAGCCCGTCGCTTCGGGAAGGTATGAATGTCACACGCAAATGCACTGAAGATGATTGCAGCGTGAACTATGGGTCGGCGTTTTACTGTCTTCTGCTACTTGTTTTCCTCGGGTTAATTGTTCTCAGTTTTTACATGGCGGTGATTGTGGATCATTATGTTACAGCTGCACGCATGAACACGAGCATAACACGTATTGAAGACCTGCGGAGGTTCCGTGATCTGTGGTCCGAGTTCGATCCCAATGGAGCACTCGTgctgcacacacacgaacTCCCAAAACTTCTCGAATCTCTGAGACCACCCCTTGGTCTTACCTCCAGGCATAATCGTGTCGAGCTTCTTAGATTACTGCGAGAGTATGACATTCCAAATCACCGTGGGAAAGTTCACTACCACGAGGTGCTTCTGCCGTTGGCTCGCAGGGTCCTGGCAATGGCCTTCAGCAGAGATACGATGGATTACAGGACAACGTTTGACACATTATGGCGCCACTCCGAGAAGTCGCTCCGTGCACTGCCAACAGTGCTTGGTAAGCGCTCCCACGCAACGGCCGCGCAGCATTTTGCTGCGAGCTATGTGCAGGCGGTATGccgaaggaagaaagctTGTCGAGAGGTGCAGAGGGTACGATCTGAACTTTGGCACGAGGGTCGTGCTGTTTGTGACGAGCTCGGCTTGCCCTATGCGGATTACGGCTTTGGGAACCTTTTACTGGAGGGTCCGGATCCTATGCGAGATCTTGTGCCACGCAGTGCCTCTGCAGCGAGCTCTGGTGGAAAAGGCACCCAAAAAGGTGCCAGTGAAGCGGAGAACGCCGCCTCTTCCCCACTGTGGCGGGCCGGCCAGGCCGAATCGCCATCGAGTCCAAGGAGTGAGGGAGAAACGATTGACGGCAGGGCCCCTGCCGCCCGCCTTCCCGGCGCGTACCAACCGGCGATAGAAGAACGTGAGAAACGGTTTGGCCCCGATGTTCCGAACGCTCTTCGACGCCACGAAACACGCTCGGAAAAACTTAGACGCAAGGATGAGGAGCGGATGCTGCAATCCACTCCCGATGATGCGGTGTCTTCACCAGTATCCAACGTGCGCTCGAATTCGCAGCGAGTTAACGTGGGCGAATACCAGCCACCACTAGGAACAGATCCCACCAGTTGGCTTGGTAGCAATGTAAACCGTGGGTCAACCGTAGGTGGACCAACGACAGAATCTCGCACGAGTAGCGTTATGCCTGCTCCACAGGGACCTACAGCACCAGAGTAG